From the genome of Longimicrobium sp.:
GCTGGTCAGCGCCTTCGTCTGAAGGACCGATGCGCGGCCCGTGGTGAGCTCGGCGAGGGAAATCCTCTCCAGCTGTTCGCGGACCTGTTCCCAGCCTGCCTGCGCGCGGTTCTCCGCGACCCGGATCAGCAGGTACGCGAGGACGCAGATGTGCACGTGGGCGGCGATGCGCTCGGGTGTGCGGTGCTGGACGGGCTCGAGGTCCAGCACGCTCTTCATCGAGCGGAAGGCCCGCTCCGCTCTCCAGAGATCCCGGTAGCCGAGGACCAGCTCTTCGGCCGGCAGGCCGAGCTCGTTGGTGACCAGCACGTACTTGCCGTCGTGCCGGGCCGCGGCTCGGACGCGGGCGGGGTCGATCCGCAGCTTTCCATCCGCGCCCTTCGC
Proteins encoded in this window:
- a CDS encoding transposase; this encodes AKGADGKLRIDPARVRAAARHDGKYVLVTNELGLPAEELVLGYRDLWRAERAFRSMKSVLDLEPVQHRTPERIAAHVHICVLAYLLIRVAENRAQAGWEQVREQLERISLAELTTGRASVLQTKALTSAERDLFNCCKAPPPPKILQVTTG